AGCACCGTCGCGTCCGACCACCAGGCCTGACAGAAATAGAAGCTGTCCTTCGGAAACCCGCAGGTGTCCATCATGCCGAACTGGCAGTTGATCGCGGGCCAGTCGTACGGCCACTGCTCGCCGCGATAGTCGAAGCCCGCCCACATGAACACGGCGGCAATCCACGGCCGCTGCTGATAATACGGGAGCCACGTGTCGATCGCGGCGCCCCACTTGGGAAACGTGGTCGCGTAGGCGGGCACGTAGGCGCGCACGCGATCGGCCTGGTAGATGCCGCGCGTGGCGACGTTGGAGGATTCCTCGGTCGCGATGGCGGGCTGGTGCGGAAACGCGGCATGAAACGCGTCGGCGTCGCCGAGCTTGAGGTAGTTGAAACCCTGGACGTCCACGATCCGGGAGAACCCTTTGCCCCAGTCGGCGTTCATCGGCATCGTCGTCGGCCGCGTCGGGTCGAGTCGGCGGGCAAGCGCCTGGAGCGTGCGCGCGATGGGCGCGCCCCATTCTTCGTTCCCCTGCATGGCGTCCTTGAACTCCTCGTTGCCGAGGGACCAGAGGATGACGCTGGGGTGGTTGCGGTCGCGGCGGATCAGGCGCTCGAGCTGGCTGAGCGTTTCGGGCGTGGCGTCGAAGCGGCGGTTCTCGGGCACGGCGAGCAGGCCGAGCCGGTCGCAGGCCTCGAGCAACTCGGGCGTGGGCGGGTGGTGCGCGCTGCGGTAGGCATTGCAGCCCATCTCCTTCAGCCGGCGAAGGCGGTAGTACTGGACAACATCGGGCAGGGCGCTACCGACGCCGGCATGGTCCTGGTGATTGCAGGTCCCGTGGATCGCGTAGCGGCGGCCATTGAGGATGAACCCCTCCTGCGGATCGAAGTGGAGGGTGCGGATGCCAAACGTCGTCTCAAAGCGATCCACCACCTCCTCGCCGACGAGGACCTCGGAGACGAGCCGATGAAGGGCGGGCGTTTCCGGCGACCAGAGCCGGGGCTGCGGGACCGGCAGGGTCGGTGACACCGTCACCGTCGCGCCGGCCGCGAGTGAGAACGCCGGCGCCTCGTTTGTCGCCACGACCTGTTCGTCCGGCGCGATGACGTGCGAGCGCAGGCGGACGCGGGCCGGGGCGGAGCCCTCGTTGCGCAGCGTGGTCTCGGCGGTGACGGTGGCGTCACCGTTGGCGGCGAGGATCGACGTGACGAACGTGCCCCAGTGGGCGACGTGGACCGGCGCGGTCTTCACCAGCCAGGTGTGACGGTAGATGCCCGCGCCCTCGTAGAACCAGCCCTCGGTGCGGGTGGCGTCGACGCGCACGACGAGGGTGTTGCGGCCGCCGAAGTTCGCGAAGGGTGCGAGGTCGACCTTGAAGCTGCTGTAGCCGCTGACGTTGCGGGCGAGGCAGCGCCCGTTGAGCCAGACGAGGCAGTTGCGGTACACGCCGTCGAACTCGACCCAGAGCGACTTGCCGCGATCACCGGCCGGCAGGTCGAACGCCCGGCGGTACCAGCCGATGGTGTTGCCGGTGACGCCGCCGAGGTCCTGCACCGACTGGCCGACCTCGAGCGCGGCCCAGGAGTTCTGGGCCGAGACGCCCGCGCCCATGTTCTTGTAGCCGTGGTTGCGCAACGCGCGCGGATTGAACGGCAGTTCGACGGCCCAGTCGTGCGGCAGGTCGAGCATCCGCCAGGCGCTGTCGTCGAAGTCCGATTGGGCAAACGCGATGGGCGCCCCGGCATTGAGGTCGGCCGGGCTGCGGCGCAGCGGGGCGAGGCGTGGCTCCTCGTCGAGGTGGGCGTGGGCGGTGCGCTCGAGTGCGTCGACCTCCGGGTAGGCGAACACCGCCGGATCCACGGCGGTGGGATCGCCCAGGTGAAAACGCCACCCGCGATCGAGCAGGAGACGCTCCCGCGGGCTGCCGTGTGCCGCGGGGACCGTCAGGAGCAGGGCCGCAAGCAGGAGTCCGGACAGCGGGGCGGGGCGGGGGAGCATCGCCCAGAGTTATCCGCAGCCCGGGTCGGCGCGCCACCGGGCGGCCGCTGAAATCGCTCAGTAGCTCACCGGCGGGGCGGTCCCAGGACGGCCTGCAGCGCCTCGAACCAGCCCGCGGCCATCTTCTCCGCACCCTGGGCGTTGGGGTGCACGTGGTCGTCGACGGTGTCGGTGGGCCAGTTGAAACCGGCGGCGAGATCGACGCCGATGACGCGCTGGCCGGGGCGGTCGAGCTCGAGCGCCAGGCGGGCGAGCGCGCGGTTGAGTTCGGGAAGGTAGCGGTACTTCGGCAGCTTCCCGGCCGGGATCACGTGGGCGAGCAGGACGGTGACGCGGGGATTGGTCGCGCGGAAGGCGGCGATCAACTCGCGCGTGGCGGCGACGATGCCGGGGATTGGCTGCTCCTCGACGCTGTGGTTGTGGCCGCTGTGGAGGAGCACGATATCCGCCGGCTGGGCCTGAAAGTGGGCAGGAACGACGCGCGCGAGGTACTCGGTGTTGCGGCCGCTGTAGCCCTCGTGCGCGAGCGAGGGTGCGGAGCCGGGACCGGAGCGGGTGCCGACGAATGCGACGCGGTAGCCGGCGGCGGCGAGCCGGCGGGCGAGCGGAACGCGATACGTCGCAAACGCGGCGCCGCCCTCGGTGATCGAGTCGCCCACGGCCATGATCCGGACGGGCGCGGCCGGAACGGTGGGCGCGTGGCGGCAACCGACCGGGAGCAGGAGCGCGGCGGCCAGGGTGAGGCAGCCAAAGACTCGGGACGGGGCGGGCGACATGGCGGCAACGTGGAGCTTTTGCCGGGTGGCGCCAGCGGGGACTTGTCGAACGCGTTCGGCGGCGGGGCTGAGCGATTTCAGTAACCCGGCGGTTTCCGGCGACGGGACCCTGACGCATTGGTGGGCGCACCCCTCATGGTTTCCCCGATTAATCGCGCCCCGGAGCGCGAGTGACCGTGTAACCCCTTGCGGGGGCCGCCCTGCTGCCAAACAAACCTCCTGCCCCATGAATACCTGTCACGTTCCTTTCCGAACGTTCGCCGCCTCCGCCCTCCTCGGGGCCCTGCCCGCCCTGGCCCAATCCGTCACGCCGCCGGCGTCGGCGCCGCGGGGCGAGGACGAAGTCATCCAGCTTTCCGTGTTCGAAGTCGTGAGCGCCAAGGACTCGCCGTACGTCGCCGACAAATCGGTCGCGACCACCGGCTTCGCCGCCGACCTCTCGAAAATTCCGCTGGCGATCAACGTGGTGACCGACCAGTTCCTCCGCGACACCGCCGGCATCGGTTTCAACGGCATTGTCGCCTACCAGGCCGGCATCACGACCGACCAGGGCGGCATGGACAATGGCGGGCGCAACACCGCCGGCGTGAATCCGACGCTCGGCGCGATCACCGGCGGCGAACCGCTGCGCACCCGCATGCGCGGGCAGCCGATCAACCTGAGCCAGCGCAACGGCCTGCCGATGATGATCGGTTTCAGCACCGACAATGTGAACCGCGTCGAAGTCGCCCGCGGGCCGATGGCGGTCTTCGTCGGCGGCTCGACGCTCGGCGGCGTGATCAACCTGATCACGGACAAGCCGTCCTTCCAGCGGAGCATGGAATTCCGCACGAGCTACGACTCGAACGACAGCTTCGTGGCGAAGGCGAACCTCGCGGGGCCGCTGCTCAAGGGCAAACTGGCCTACCGGCTCATCGCGCTCTACAGCGACGACAACACCTGGCGGGACTTCAGCGCGTCGCACACGCGGTTCTTCAACCCGCAGGTGACCTGGCGGCCGTTCCAGAAGGTGAGCACGCGGCTGGAGTACGCGCGGCGCGACCGCTGGGGCAACTCGGTCAGCCACGCGCAGCAGTCGACGCAGAACTACCAGAACGACTACGACACGCCGCCCCAGGCGCTCCTCGATCTCGGCAAGACGCGGACGACGGGGGCCGGCGCGGGCCAGCCGTACACGGTGGCGGAATATCGCACGCGCATCGGCCGGGCGTTCGCGACCTGGCGGTCCGACCGCTACGCGGTGTACGGCAAGTGGGTGACGCTCGGCGAAGGCGAGGGATTTGTCGCGGGCGACTGGGCGAGCGGCGTCGACGCCAATCACTTTGGCGCCAACGACCCGTACAGCTCGACGTACGACATGGTGGAGAGCGAAACCAACATCTTCCTCGCGGACTGGCTGGAGGTGCGGCTGCTCGGCCGCTGGGCGAACCAGCACAGCGAGACGCTCGCCTTCGGCAACGCGCTGCGGCGCTACCCTGATGGCAGCACGCCGCTGGCGAACGGGTTCTCCACGAAACGCGACGAGATTCCCGTGAACGGCAAGGTCGAGGCGGTGCTGACGCGCGACCTCTTCCGGGTGAACCACAAGCTCCTCCTCGGCTACGAGGCGGCGTACAACCAGGCGTGGTCGGTGAATCCGGTCTGGAACTACACCAAACTGGCGCCGGTGGCCGCCTCGCCGAACGTCATCGGGTCGCCGGCGACGCTGACCGGTTCGAACATCTTCGCGTACTTCGATCCACGCGTGCACGCGATTCCTGACTACAAGCAGGTCGCGGCGTTCGCCGACGCCGTGTACGCCGATGGCGTCGCGGCCCAGTTCTACACCCGGTCGTTCCCGGAAGCAGGCTACGTCGCCTACAGCGCCGGGTTCTGGAAGGACCGGATCACGGTGTTCGGCGGCTACCGCAACAGCATCACCCAGGCGCACACCTGGAGCGAGGACCGCAACCGCACGCGGTTGCAGACCTCGGGGATTACCGACCGCCAGTCGACGCAGTCGCACACGTACGGCATCGTGATCGAGCCGTTCCCCGGATTTAACCTGTACGCGAGCGAGAACGTCGGCGCCGACACGCAGACCGGCTCGCTGATCAACCCGTACACTTCGACGTACGCGGGACTGATCTCGCAGGAGGAACGGGAGGCGAACCGGGTGCCCGACCTCGAAGGCTATGGCCGCGAGTTGGGCCTCAAACTCGAGCTCTTCGACCGCAAGCTCATCGGCCGGCTGGGCGTCTTCGATCTTTCGCGCCGCAACACGATCGTCGTGGATAACGAGCGGACGGCGAACGACCCGCGCAACGTCGGCACGCAGGTGGACCCGAATCCGGCGACGCAGAACACCGCGCAGACGGCACGCGTGCAGTGGAACCGCACGATCGATGGCAACCGCTCGAGCGGCCTGGAGATCGGCTTCACGTGGCAGCCGACGCGCCAGTACACGGCGGTGCTCGAGGCGAGCCATCTCTGGACGAACAAGCTGACCGTGAGCAAACCGGCGAGCACCAGCCCGACCGTGTTGATGGACTACATGATCCTCAACGGACGCCCGCTCGACAACACGCCCGACGACACCCTGAAGGTCTGGCAGAAGTACGCGTTCACCGACGGGCGGCTGAAGTCGGGCTGGATCGGCTTTGGCGTTCGCGCTCAGACCTCCGTGATGCCGGCGGCGAGCACGTCGTCCTGGGGCACCGTGCTGCGCGGCTGGGTGGTTTACGATCTCGCGCTCGGCTACACGGTCGACGTGTTCCGCCGGCCGGTGCAGCTCCAGGTCAACGTCGAGAATCTGACGGACGAACTCTATTCCGCTGGCGGCCGGTCCTATTCGCCGCCGCGGCAGTGGACGCTGCAGGCGACCACGCGTTTCTAGCCGGCGATGCCGCGACAGACGCAGGCCGAGTATGTCCTGGGCGACACGCTGGTGCGCTACCTCGCGCCAGCGGACGCGCCCGAGGCGTGGGGCCTGCAGTTGCTGCCGCTGACGTTGGCGGATGGGGCGGTCGAAGCCCGCGAATGGGCGGAGACCCGCGAAGTCGCCGCGCTGCCGGCGCCGTGGTGTCGACTGCGGGCATGGGACGTGGATCCGCTGGTACACGTGCAGGTCGCGGGGACACCCGGCGCCGGCGGGTTCGCGGCGGGCCGAACGTTGCGGGACGGCCCACTCACCCGGTCGCTGCGGGTGGTTGAGCACGCCCGCGAACGCGGACCGGATGGCGGCGTCATTCTGCGCACGGTCCTGGCGGCGGCTAACGGGCTGCGCTGTCACCATTGCCTGCGAGCCGTGCCGGGCGGCGCGCTGATCGTCGAGACGGCGGTGGAGAATCGGACCGCGGAACCGGTGACCGTCGAGTACCTCAGCGCCTTTGCGCTCGGCGGCATCAGCCCCTTTGTGGCGGACGATGCTCCGGGCCGGTTGCGGCTGCATCGCTTTCGCAGCGGTTGGAGTGCCGAGGCGCGCCACGAGACGAGCAGCCTCGAGGCGCTACACCTGGAGCGGTCGTGGACCGGTCACGCGGTGCGCGTCGAACGTTTTGGCCAGGTGGGATCGATGCCGGCCAACGGCTGGTTTCCGGTCGCGGCGCTGGAGGATGGCGTGGCGGGAGTGACGTGGGCGGCGGCGCTCGCGGGGCCGGGGACGTGGCAGCTGGAGATTTACCGGCGGCACGACCAGGTGGCGTTGTCGGGCGGCGGAGCGGACCGGCTGGCGGGCGAATGGACGAAATGCCTCGAGCCGGGCGAGCGCTTTGCCGCGCCGGTGGCGGCGCTCGCGGTGGCGGCGGGGCCGGTGGACGTTGCCCTGCGCCGGTTCATTTCCTGGCAGCGGCACGCGCAGTTTCGGCCGGTGGCGAAGGAGCAGGAGCTCCCGGTTGTCTGCAACGAGTGGTGCTCCTCGTGGGGG
This genomic window from Opitutus sp. ER46 contains:
- a CDS encoding GDSL-type esterase/lipase family protein encodes the protein MSPAPSRVFGCLTLAAALLLPVGCRHAPTVPAAPVRIMAVGDSITEGGAAFATYRVPLARRLAAAGYRVAFVGTRSGPGSAPSLAHEGYSGRNTEYLARVVPAHFQAQPADIVLLHSGHNHSVEEQPIPGIVAATRELIAAFRATNPRVTVLLAHVIPAGKLPKYRYLPELNRALARLALELDRPGQRVIGVDLAAGFNWPTDTVDDHVHPNAQGAEKMAAGWFEALQAVLGPPRR
- the galA gene encoding beta-galactosidase GalA; this translates as MLPRPAPLSGLLLAALLLTVPAAHGSPRERLLLDRGWRFHLGDPTAVDPAVFAYPEVDALERTAHAHLDEEPRLAPLRRSPADLNAGAPIAFAQSDFDDSAWRMLDLPHDWAVELPFNPRALRNHGYKNMGAGVSAQNSWAALEVGQSVQDLGGVTGNTIGWYRRAFDLPAGDRGKSLWVEFDGVYRNCLVWLNGRCLARNVSGYSSFKVDLAPFANFGGRNTLVVRVDATRTEGWFYEGAGIYRHTWLVKTAPVHVAHWGTFVTSILAANGDATVTAETTLRNEGSAPARVRLRSHVIAPDEQVVATNEAPAFSLAAGATVTVSPTLPVPQPRLWSPETPALHRLVSEVLVGEEVVDRFETTFGIRTLHFDPQEGFILNGRRYAIHGTCNHQDHAGVGSALPDVVQYYRLRRLKEMGCNAYRSAHHPPTPELLEACDRLGLLAVPENRRFDATPETLSQLERLIRRDRNHPSVILWSLGNEEFKDAMQGNEEWGAPIARTLQALARRLDPTRPTTMPMNADWGKGFSRIVDVQGFNYLKLGDADAFHAAFPHQPAIATEESSNVATRGIYQADRVRAYVPAYATTFPKWGAAIDTWLPYYQQRPWIAAVFMWAGFDYRGEQWPYDWPAINCQFGMMDTCGFPKDSFYFCQAWWSDATVLHLFPHWNWAVRDQEPIPVRAYTNVDEVELFLNDRSLGRKTVPRGGYVEWPVVYQAGTLRAEGYRGGKVVATRRVETTGPAVALRLTPDRADLAADGEDCAVITVSAVDAEGRPVPTAMDAVDFEITGAGRIIGVGNGDPSCHESDKGTRRSLFNGLAQVIVQTTRTAEPFTLTARAAEREPAVLTVSPRAVTPRPAVPVPAPSSR
- a CDS encoding TonB-dependent receptor plug domain-containing protein → MNTCHVPFRTFAASALLGALPALAQSVTPPASAPRGEDEVIQLSVFEVVSAKDSPYVADKSVATTGFAADLSKIPLAINVVTDQFLRDTAGIGFNGIVAYQAGITTDQGGMDNGGRNTAGVNPTLGAITGGEPLRTRMRGQPINLSQRNGLPMMIGFSTDNVNRVEVARGPMAVFVGGSTLGGVINLITDKPSFQRSMEFRTSYDSNDSFVAKANLAGPLLKGKLAYRLIALYSDDNTWRDFSASHTRFFNPQVTWRPFQKVSTRLEYARRDRWGNSVSHAQQSTQNYQNDYDTPPQALLDLGKTRTTGAGAGQPYTVAEYRTRIGRAFATWRSDRYAVYGKWVTLGEGEGFVAGDWASGVDANHFGANDPYSSTYDMVESETNIFLADWLEVRLLGRWANQHSETLAFGNALRRYPDGSTPLANGFSTKRDEIPVNGKVEAVLTRDLFRVNHKLLLGYEAAYNQAWSVNPVWNYTKLAPVAASPNVIGSPATLTGSNIFAYFDPRVHAIPDYKQVAAFADAVYADGVAAQFYTRSFPEAGYVAYSAGFWKDRITVFGGYRNSITQAHTWSEDRNRTRLQTSGITDRQSTQSHTYGIVIEPFPGFNLYASENVGADTQTGSLINPYTSTYAGLISQEEREANRVPDLEGYGRELGLKLELFDRKLIGRLGVFDLSRRNTIVVDNERTANDPRNVGTQVDPNPATQNTAQTARVQWNRTIDGNRSSGLEIGFTWQPTRQYTAVLEASHLWTNKLTVSKPASTSPTVLMDYMILNGRPLDNTPDDTLKVWQKYAFTDGRLKSGWIGFGVRAQTSVMPAASTSSWGTVLRGWVVYDLALGYTVDVFRRPVQLQVNVENLTDELYSAGGRSYSPPRQWTLQATTRF